In Microtus pennsylvanicus isolate mMicPen1 chromosome 12, mMicPen1.hap1, whole genome shotgun sequence, the following proteins share a genomic window:
- the Fgfr3 gene encoding fibroblast growth factor receptor 3 isoform X2: protein MVVPVCVLAFCFAVVAGATSEPPGPEQRVVRRTAEVPGPQPSQQEQVAFGSGDTVELSCNPPGGAPTGPTFWAKDGTGLVASHRILVGPQRLQVLNASHEDAGVYSCQQRLTQRVLCHFSVRVTDAPSSGDDEDGEDVAEDTGAPYWTRPERMDKKLLAVPAANTVRFRCPAAGNPTPSISWLKNGKEFRGEHRIGGIKLRHQQWSLVMESVVPSDRGNYTCVVENKFGSIRQTYTLDVLERSPHRPILQAGLPANQTAVLGSDVEFHCKVYSDAQPHIQWLKHVEVNGSKVGPDGTPYVTVLKSWISENVEADARLRLANVSERDGGEYLCRATNFIGVAEKAFWLRVHGPQAAEEELMEADEAGSVYAGILSYGVGFFLFILVVAAVTLCRLRSPPKKGLGSPTVHKVSRFPLKRQQVSLESNSSMNSNTPLVRIARLSSGEGPVLANVSELELPADPKWELSRTRLTLGKPLGEGCFGQVVMAEAIGIDKDRTAKPVTVAVKMLKDDATDKDLSDLVSEMEMMKMIGKHKNIINLLGACTQGGPLYVLVEYAAKGNLREFLRARRPPGMDYSFDACRLPEEQLTCKDLVSCAYQVARGMEYLASQKCIHRDLAARNVLVTEDNVMKIADFGLARDVHNLDYYKKTTNGRLPVKWMAPEALFDRVYTHQSDVWSFGVLLWEIFTLGGSPYPGIPVEELFKLLKEGHRMDKPANCTHDLYMIMRECWHAVPSQRPTFKQLVEDLDRILTVTSTDEYLDLSVPFEQYSPGGQDTPSSSSSGDDSVFTHDLLPPGPPSNGGPRT, encoded by the exons AGGTTCCGGGGCCTCAACCTAGCCAGCAGGAGCAGGTGGCCTTTGGCAGTGGGGACACCGTGGAACTAAGCTGCAATCCACCTGGAGGTGCCCCCACAGGTCCCACTTTCTGGGCTAAGGATGGCACAGGGCTAGTGGCCTCCCACCGCATCCTGGTAGGACCCCAGAGGCTCCAAGTGCTGAATGCCTCCCATGAAGATGCCGGGGTCTACAGCTGCCAGCAGCGGCTCACTCAGCGCGTGCTGTGCCACTTTAGTGTGCGTGTGACAG ATGCTCCATCTTCAGGAGATGACGAAGATGGGGAGGACGTGGCTGAAGATACAG GGGCCCCTTACTGGACTCGACCAGAGCGTATGGATAAGAAACTTCTGGCTGTGCCAGCTGCAAACACTGTACGCTTCCGCTGCCCAGCTGCCGGCAACCCTACCCCCTCCATCTCCTGGCTGAAAAACGGCAAAGAATTCCGAGGGGAGCATCGCATAGGGGGCATCAAG CTTCGGCACCAGCAGTGGAGTTTGGTCATGGAGAGCGTGGTGCCCTCTGATCGCGGCAACTATACGTGCGTGGTAGAGAACAAGTTTGGCAGCATCCGACAGACATACACCCTGGACGTGCTGG AGCGTTCCCCACACCGGCCCATCCTGCAGGCTGGGCTGCCAGCCAACCAGACAGCCGTTCTGGGCAGTGATGTGGAGTTCCACTGCAAGGTGTACAGTGATGCGCAGCCACACATCCAGTGGCTAAAACACGTGGAAGTGAACGGGAGCAAGGTGGGCCCTGACGGTACACCTTACGTCACTGTGCTCAAG TCCTGGATCAGTGAAAATGTGGAGGCAGACGCACGCCTCCGCCTGGCCAATGTGTCGGAGCGGGACGGGGGCGAGTACCTCTGTCGAGCCACCAATTTCATAGGCGTGGCTGAGAAGGCCTTTTGGCTGCGTGTTCACGGGCCCCAAGCAG CTGAGGAGGAACTGATGGAAGCGGACGAGGCTGGCAGCGTGTATGCAGGCATCCTCAGCTATGGGGTgggcttcttcctcttcatcctggTGGTGGCAGCTGTGACACTTTGCCGCCTTCGCAGTCCCCCAAAGAAGGGCCTGGGCTCACCCACCGTGCACAAGGTCTCTCGCTTCCCGCTTAAGCGACAG CAGGTATCCTTGGAGTCGAACTCCTCTATGAACTCCAACACACCTCTGGTCCGCATTGCCCGGCTGTCCTCAGGAGAAGGTCCTGTTCTGGCCAATGTTTCTGAACTTGAGCTTCCTGCTGACCCCAAGTGGGAGCTATCCAGGACTCG GCTGACACTTGGTAAGCCTCTTGGAGAAGGCTGCTTTGGCCAGGTCGTCATGGCAGAAGCTATCGGCATTGACAAGGACCGCACTGCCAAGCCTGTCACCGTGGCTGTGAAGATGCTGAAAG ATGATGCCACTGACAAGGACCTGTCGGACCTGGTGTCAGAGATGGAGATGATGAAAATGATTGGCAAGCACAAGAACATCATCAACCTATTGGGGGCCTGCACACAGGGTG GGCCCCTGTATGTGCTGGTGGAGTATGCAGCCAAGGGCAACCTACGAGAGTTCCTGCGGGCACGGCGGCCTCCAGGCATGGACTACTCCTTTGATGCCTGTAGGCTTCCAGAAGAACAGCTTACTTGCAAGGATCTAGTATCTTGTGCCTACCAGGTGGCACGGGGCATGGAATACCTGGCTTCCCAGAAG TGCATTCACAGAGACTTGGCTGCCCGGAACGTGCTGGTGACTGAGGACAATGTGATGAAGATTGCAGACTTCGGCCTGGCCCGCGACGTGCACAATCTAGACTACTACAAGAAGACCACAAAT GGCCGGCTACCTGTGAAGTGGATGGCACCAGAGGCCCTGTTTGACCGAGTCTACACCCACCAGAGTGATGT CTGGTCTTTTGGGGTCCTGCTCTGGGAGATCTTTACACTGGGGGGCTCACCGTATCCTGGCATCCCGGTGGAAGAGCTTTTCAAGCTGTTGAAAGAGGGCCACCGCATGGACAAGCCTGCCAACTGCACACACGACCT GTACATGATCATGCGGGAATGTTGGCACGCAGTGCCTTCACAGAGGCCCACCTTCAAGCAGCTGGTAGAGGATTTAGACCGCATCCTTACTGTGACATCAACCGAT GAATACCTGGACTTGTCGGTGCCGTTTGAGCAGTACTCCCCAGGTGGCCAGGATACTCCTAGCTCCAGCTCCTCAGGGGACGACTCCGTGTTCACCCACGACTTGCTGCCCCCAGGTCCACCCAGTAATGGGGGACCTCGGACGTGA
- the Fgfr3 gene encoding fibroblast growth factor receptor 3 isoform X4, translating into MVVPVCVLAFCFAVVAGATSEPPGPEQRVVRRTAEVPGPQPSQQEQVAFGSGDTVELSCNPPGGAPTGPTFWAKDGTGLVASHRILVGPQRLQVLNASHEDAGVYSCQQRLTQRVLCHFSVRVTDAPSSGDDEDGEDVAEDTGAPYWTRPERMDKKLLAVPAANTVRFRCPAAGNPTPSISWLKNGKEFRGEHRIGGIKLRHQQWSLVMESVVPSDRGNYTCVVENKFGSIRQTYTLDVLERSPHRPILQAGLPANQTAVLGSDVEFHCKVYSDAQPHIQWLKHVEVNGSKVGPDGTPYVTVLKSWISENVEADARLRLANVSERDGGEYLCRATNFIGVAEKAFWLRVHGPQAAEEELMEADEAGSVYAGILSYGVGFFLFILVVAAVTLCRLRSPPKKGLGSPTVHKVSRFPLKRQVSLESNSSMNSNTPLVRIARLSSGEGPVLANVSELELPADPKWELSRTRLTLGKPLGEGCFGQVVMAEAIGIDKDRTAKPVTVAVKMLKDDATDKDLSDLVSEMEMMKMIGKHKNIINLLGACTQGGPLYVLVEYAAKGNLREFLRARRPPGMDYSFDACRLPEEQLTCKDLVSCAYQVARGMEYLASQKCIHRDLAARNVLVTEDNVMKIADFGLARDVHNLDYYKKTTNGRLPVKWMAPEALFDRVYTHQSDVWSFGVLLWEIFTLGGSPYPGIPVEELFKLLKEGHRMDKPANCTHDLYMIMRECWHAVPSQRPTFKQLVEDLDRILTVTSTDEYLDLSVPFEQYSPGGQDTPSSSSSGDDSVFTHDLLPPGPPSNGGPRT; encoded by the exons AGGTTCCGGGGCCTCAACCTAGCCAGCAGGAGCAGGTGGCCTTTGGCAGTGGGGACACCGTGGAACTAAGCTGCAATCCACCTGGAGGTGCCCCCACAGGTCCCACTTTCTGGGCTAAGGATGGCACAGGGCTAGTGGCCTCCCACCGCATCCTGGTAGGACCCCAGAGGCTCCAAGTGCTGAATGCCTCCCATGAAGATGCCGGGGTCTACAGCTGCCAGCAGCGGCTCACTCAGCGCGTGCTGTGCCACTTTAGTGTGCGTGTGACAG ATGCTCCATCTTCAGGAGATGACGAAGATGGGGAGGACGTGGCTGAAGATACAG GGGCCCCTTACTGGACTCGACCAGAGCGTATGGATAAGAAACTTCTGGCTGTGCCAGCTGCAAACACTGTACGCTTCCGCTGCCCAGCTGCCGGCAACCCTACCCCCTCCATCTCCTGGCTGAAAAACGGCAAAGAATTCCGAGGGGAGCATCGCATAGGGGGCATCAAG CTTCGGCACCAGCAGTGGAGTTTGGTCATGGAGAGCGTGGTGCCCTCTGATCGCGGCAACTATACGTGCGTGGTAGAGAACAAGTTTGGCAGCATCCGACAGACATACACCCTGGACGTGCTGG AGCGTTCCCCACACCGGCCCATCCTGCAGGCTGGGCTGCCAGCCAACCAGACAGCCGTTCTGGGCAGTGATGTGGAGTTCCACTGCAAGGTGTACAGTGATGCGCAGCCACACATCCAGTGGCTAAAACACGTGGAAGTGAACGGGAGCAAGGTGGGCCCTGACGGTACACCTTACGTCACTGTGCTCAAG TCCTGGATCAGTGAAAATGTGGAGGCAGACGCACGCCTCCGCCTGGCCAATGTGTCGGAGCGGGACGGGGGCGAGTACCTCTGTCGAGCCACCAATTTCATAGGCGTGGCTGAGAAGGCCTTTTGGCTGCGTGTTCACGGGCCCCAAGCAG CTGAGGAGGAACTGATGGAAGCGGACGAGGCTGGCAGCGTGTATGCAGGCATCCTCAGCTATGGGGTgggcttcttcctcttcatcctggTGGTGGCAGCTGTGACACTTTGCCGCCTTCGCAGTCCCCCAAAGAAGGGCCTGGGCTCACCCACCGTGCACAAGGTCTCTCGCTTCCCGCTTAAGCGACAG GTATCCTTGGAGTCGAACTCCTCTATGAACTCCAACACACCTCTGGTCCGCATTGCCCGGCTGTCCTCAGGAGAAGGTCCTGTTCTGGCCAATGTTTCTGAACTTGAGCTTCCTGCTGACCCCAAGTGGGAGCTATCCAGGACTCG GCTGACACTTGGTAAGCCTCTTGGAGAAGGCTGCTTTGGCCAGGTCGTCATGGCAGAAGCTATCGGCATTGACAAGGACCGCACTGCCAAGCCTGTCACCGTGGCTGTGAAGATGCTGAAAG ATGATGCCACTGACAAGGACCTGTCGGACCTGGTGTCAGAGATGGAGATGATGAAAATGATTGGCAAGCACAAGAACATCATCAACCTATTGGGGGCCTGCACACAGGGTG GGCCCCTGTATGTGCTGGTGGAGTATGCAGCCAAGGGCAACCTACGAGAGTTCCTGCGGGCACGGCGGCCTCCAGGCATGGACTACTCCTTTGATGCCTGTAGGCTTCCAGAAGAACAGCTTACTTGCAAGGATCTAGTATCTTGTGCCTACCAGGTGGCACGGGGCATGGAATACCTGGCTTCCCAGAAG TGCATTCACAGAGACTTGGCTGCCCGGAACGTGCTGGTGACTGAGGACAATGTGATGAAGATTGCAGACTTCGGCCTGGCCCGCGACGTGCACAATCTAGACTACTACAAGAAGACCACAAAT GGCCGGCTACCTGTGAAGTGGATGGCACCAGAGGCCCTGTTTGACCGAGTCTACACCCACCAGAGTGATGT CTGGTCTTTTGGGGTCCTGCTCTGGGAGATCTTTACACTGGGGGGCTCACCGTATCCTGGCATCCCGGTGGAAGAGCTTTTCAAGCTGTTGAAAGAGGGCCACCGCATGGACAAGCCTGCCAACTGCACACACGACCT GTACATGATCATGCGGGAATGTTGGCACGCAGTGCCTTCACAGAGGCCCACCTTCAAGCAGCTGGTAGAGGATTTAGACCGCATCCTTACTGTGACATCAACCGAT GAATACCTGGACTTGTCGGTGCCGTTTGAGCAGTACTCCCCAGGTGGCCAGGATACTCCTAGCTCCAGCTCCTCAGGGGACGACTCCGTGTTCACCCACGACTTGCTGCCCCCAGGTCCACCCAGTAATGGGGGACCTCGGACGTGA